In Enterobacter sp. 638, a single window of DNA contains:
- the nuoN gene encoding NADH-quinone oxidoreductase subunit NuoN — MTITPQQLIALLPLLIVGLTVVVVMLSIAWRRNHFLNATLSVLGLNAALVSLWFVGQAGAMDVTPLMRVDGFAMLYTGLVLLASLATCTFAYPWLEGYYDNKEEFYLLVLIASLGGILLANANHLAALFLGIELISLPLFGLIGYAYRQKRSLEASIKYTILSAAASSFLLFGIALLYAQSGNLSFVALGKSLGDNMLHEPLLLAGLGMMIVGLGFKLSLVPFHLWTPDVYQGAPAPVSTFLATASKIAIFSVVMRLFLYAPVGDSEAVRVVLGVIAFASIIFGNLMALSQTNIKRLLGYSSISHLGYLMVALIALQNGSMSMEAVGVYLAGYLFSSLGAFGVVSLMSSPYRGPDADSLFSYRGLFWHRPILSAVMTVMMLSLAGIPMTLGFIGKFYVLAVGVQAGLWWLTAAVVIGSAIGLYYYLRVAVSLYLSAPQQLNRDAPTNWQYSAGGIVVLISALLVLIFGIYPQPLITLVQHAMPLM; from the coding sequence ATGACAATAACTCCACAACAACTGATCGCGCTGCTACCGCTGCTGATCGTCGGATTGACGGTGGTGGTTGTGATGCTCTCCATTGCGTGGCGACGCAATCACTTCCTGAATGCCACGCTGTCGGTTCTGGGTCTGAACGCTGCGTTAGTCTCTCTCTGGTTTGTTGGCCAGGCGGGCGCCATGGATGTCACCCCGCTGATGCGTGTTGACGGCTTTGCCATGCTCTACACCGGCCTGGTGCTTCTGGCGAGCCTGGCAACCTGTACTTTTGCGTACCCGTGGCTCGAAGGCTATTACGACAACAAAGAAGAGTTTTATCTGCTGGTACTGATCGCTTCACTGGGCGGTATTTTGCTGGCAAACGCCAACCATCTGGCGGCGCTGTTCCTCGGTATTGAGCTGATCTCTCTGCCGCTGTTCGGCCTGATTGGTTACGCGTACCGTCAGAAGCGCTCTCTGGAAGCGAGTATCAAGTATACGATTCTGTCTGCTGCGGCCTCGTCCTTCCTGCTGTTTGGTATTGCGCTGCTGTACGCACAGTCTGGTAATCTCTCTTTCGTCGCACTGGGTAAGAGTCTTGGCGACAACATGCTGCATGAACCGCTGCTGCTGGCGGGTCTGGGCATGATGATTGTGGGTCTGGGCTTCAAGCTTTCTCTGGTTCCGTTCCACCTGTGGACGCCAGACGTATACCAGGGCGCACCGGCTCCGGTTTCCACCTTCCTGGCGACGGCGAGCAAAATCGCTATCTTCAGCGTGGTGATGCGTCTGTTCCTGTACGCTCCAGTGGGTGACAGTGAAGCCGTACGTGTGGTGCTGGGCGTGATTGCATTCGCTTCCATCATCTTCGGTAACCTGATGGCGCTGAGCCAGACTAATATCAAGCGTCTGCTCGGTTACTCCTCTATCTCCCATTTGGGCTACCTGATGGTGGCATTGATCGCGTTGCAAAACGGTTCAATGTCGATGGAAGCAGTCGGTGTTTATCTGGCAGGTTACCTGTTCAGCAGCCTCGGCGCGTTCGGTGTGGTCAGCCTGATGTCCAGCCCGTACCGTGGCCCGGATGCTGATTCACTGTTCTCCTACCGTGGTCTGTTCTGGCACCGTCCGATTTTGTCTGCGGTCATGACCGTCATGATGCTGTCTCTGGCCGGTATCCCGATGACGCTGGGCTTTATCGGTAAATTCTACGTGCTGGCAGTCGGTGTACAGGCGGGTCTGTGGTGGCTGACCGCTGCGGTGGTTATCGGTTCCGCAATTGGTTTGTACTACTACCTGCGTGTAGCGGTCAGCTTGTATCTGAGCGCGCCGCAACAGCTTAACCGCGATGCCCCAACCAATTGGCAATACAGCGCGGGCGGTATTGTAGTGCTGATTTCTGCGCTGCTGGTGCTGATCTTCGGTATCTATCCGCAACCGCTGATCACGCTTGTGCAACACGCGATGCCGTTGATGTAA
- the nuoM gene encoding NADH-quinone oxidoreductase subunit M codes for MLLPWLILIPFIGGFLCWQTERFGVKMPRWIALITMGLTFLLGLQLWLQGGYSLTQSAGLPQWQSEFILPWIPRFGITIHLAIDGLSLLMVVLTGLLGVLAVLCSWREIEKYQGFFHLNLMWILGGVIGVFLAIDMFLFFFFWEMMLVPMYFLIALWGHKASDGKTRITAATKFFIYTQASGLVMLIAILGLVFVHHNATGVWTFNYEELLKTPMSHGVEYLLMLGFFIAFAVKMPVVPLHGWLPDAHSQAPTAGSVDLAGILLKTAAYGLLRFALPLFPNASAEFAPIAMWLGVIGIFYGAWMAFTQYDIKRLIAYTSVSHMGFVLIAIYTGSQLAYQGAVIQMIAHGLSAAGLFILCGQLYERLHTRDMRMMGGLWSKIKWLPALSMFFAVATLGMPGTGNFVGEFMILFGSFKVVPVITVVSTFGLVFASVYSLAMLHRAYFGKAKSEIAAQELPGMSLRELSIVLLLVVLLVLLGLYPQPILDTSHSAMGNIQQWFVNSASTTRP; via the coding sequence ATGTTATTGCCTTGGTTGATATTAATTCCCTTCATTGGTGGATTCCTGTGCTGGCAGACTGAACGCTTTGGCGTGAAGATGCCGCGCTGGATTGCGCTGATCACCATGGGATTGACGTTTCTGCTTGGCCTGCAACTCTGGTTGCAGGGCGGCTATTCTTTGACCCAATCTGCGGGCCTTCCGCAGTGGCAATCTGAATTTATCCTGCCGTGGATCCCACGTTTTGGCATCACAATTCATCTGGCAATCGACGGTCTGTCGCTGCTGATGGTGGTGCTGACGGGTCTGCTCGGTGTTCTGGCGGTACTGTGCTCCTGGCGAGAAATCGAAAAATACCAGGGCTTTTTCCACCTGAACCTGATGTGGATTTTGGGCGGCGTCATCGGCGTGTTCCTGGCCATCGACATGTTCCTGTTCTTCTTCTTCTGGGAAATGATGCTGGTGCCGATGTACTTCCTGATCGCGCTGTGGGGCCACAAGGCATCCGACGGTAAAACGCGTATCACGGCGGCAACCAAGTTCTTCATCTACACCCAGGCGAGTGGTCTGGTGATGTTGATTGCGATCCTGGGGCTGGTCTTTGTGCATCACAATGCGACTGGCGTCTGGACCTTCAACTACGAAGAGTTGCTGAAAACGCCAATGTCACACGGTGTTGAATACCTGCTGATGCTCGGTTTCTTCATTGCGTTTGCAGTGAAAATGCCGGTTGTTCCGCTGCACGGCTGGCTGCCAGATGCGCACTCCCAGGCACCAACGGCAGGTTCCGTTGACCTGGCGGGGATTTTGCTGAAAACCGCGGCCTACGGCCTGCTGCGTTTCGCACTGCCGCTGTTCCCGAACGCTTCTGCTGAGTTCGCACCGATTGCGATGTGGCTCGGTGTGATCGGAATTTTCTACGGCGCATGGATGGCATTCACGCAGTACGATATCAAACGTCTTATCGCGTACACCTCCGTTTCCCACATGGGCTTCGTACTGATTGCGATCTACACCGGCAGCCAGCTTGCGTACCAGGGTGCGGTTATCCAGATGATTGCACACGGTTTGTCTGCGGCAGGTCTGTTCATTCTGTGTGGTCAACTGTACGAACGTCTGCATACCCGTGACATGCGCATGATGGGCGGTCTGTGGAGCAAAATTAAATGGTTGCCAGCGCTGTCCATGTTCTTCGCGGTTGCGACGTTGGGTATGCCGGGCACCGGTAACTTTGTCGGCGAATTCATGATTCTGTTCGGCAGCTTCAAAGTGGTTCCGGTTATCACGGTTGTCTCCACTTTCGGCCTGGTCTTCGCGTCCGTTTACTCGCTGGCGATGCTGCACCGCGCTTACTTCGGTAAAGCGAAGAGTGAAATCGCGGCGCAAGAACTGCCGGGGATGTCGCTGCGCGAGCTGTCCATCGTTCTGTTGCTGGTCGTACTGCTGGTGCTGCTGGGCTTATATCCGCAGCCAATTCTGGATACCTCGCATTCTGCGATGGGTAACATCCAGCAGTGGTTTGTTAATTCTGCTTCTACTACAAGGCCGTAA